A window of the Butyricimonas virosa genome harbors these coding sequences:
- a CDS encoding helix-turn-helix transcriptional regulator produces MEKVAYNRIKIALLERQKTGKWLSDQLGKSEVTISRWTSNASQPSIETLYKIAKLLQMDVSELLIKNDSNFDSH; encoded by the coding sequence ATGGAAAAAGTTGCTTATAATCGTATCAAAATCGCATTGCTTGAAAGACAAAAAACAGGAAAGTGGTTAAGCGATCAACTTGGCAAATCAGAGGTAACCATTAGTCGTTGGACATCAAACGCAAGTCAGCCATCAATTGAAACGCTATATAAAATTGCCAAACTTTTACAGATGGATGTAAGTGAGTTACTTATAAAAAATGATTCTAATTTTGACTCTCATTAA